One Cololabis saira isolate AMF1-May2022 chromosome 18, fColSai1.1, whole genome shotgun sequence genomic region harbors:
- the tbx18 gene encoding T-box transcription factor TBX18, which produces MAEKRRSPCALSVKAHAFSVEALIGAEKRRRTSGEDAVSPGYEDGHDVSDLTGTAGLRAGTACASDRGSEAECASDGSQSEDALLESPQPTAVCTAPVTGTGTGEETRVDLQGSDLWKRFHEIGTEMIITKAGRRMFPAMRVKITGLDPHQQYYIAMDIIPVDNKRYRYVYHSSKWMVAGNADSPVPPRVYIHPDSPASGETWMRQVVSFDKLKLTNNELDDQGHIILHSMHKYQPRVHVIRKECGEELSPVRAVPTGEGTHTFAFPETVFTTVTAYQNQQITRLKIDRNPFAKGFRDSGRNRMGLEALVESYAFWRPSLRTLTFEDIPGMAKQGVPGVHGGIGTPSHLLSTSPCSSPFQVCPLSPPDYTCSRPTHPLHRYGSPPEPFHPPRGPSGYESEGFCSLPLPAAQLGYLSNPTPQGYASLRLHTPPYSLYGYTFPPSPRLAASPDKMATNVTASHQSPFLGSSPSGTLTDSLGVLGGGQQAFLFDSRTLGVASGQPGGGASQVTAHMG; this is translated from the exons ATGGCAGAGAAGCGGCGGTCCCCGTGCGCGCTGAGCGTAAAGGCGCACGCCTTCTCAGTGGAAGCGCTGATTGGGGCGGAAAAGCGACGCAGGACCTCCGGAGAGGATGCCGTGTCCCCCGGCTACGAGGACGGACATGATGTGTCTGATTTAACCGGGACCGCGGGACTGCGCGCCGGCACAGCGTGCGCCAGTGACCGGGGCAGCGAAGCCGAGTGCGCCAGTGACGGATCCC AGAGCGAGGATGCGCTTCTGGAGAGCCCGCAGCCCACAGCCGTGTGCACGGCCCCCGTGACCGGCACCGGCACCGGGGAGGAGACCCGCGTGGACCTGCAGGGGTCCGACCTGTGGAAGCGCTTCCACGAGATTGGCACGGAGATGATAATCACCAAGGCTGGACG GCGGATGTTCCCCGCTATGCGTGTGAAGATTACGGGCTTGGACCCCCATCAGCAGTACTACATCGCCATGGATATAATCCCCGTGGACAACAAACGGTACAG GTATGTGTATCACAGCTCCAAGTGGATGGTGGCAGGGAACGCTGACTCCCCCGTGCCGCCCAGAGTTTACATCCACCCGGACTCTCCAGCCTCAGGGGAGACATGGATGCGCCAAGTGGTCAGCTTTGACAAGCTCAAACTGACCAACAACGAGCTGGACGACCAGGGACAT ATCATTCTTCACTCCATGCACAAGTATCAGCCGCGGGTCCACGTCATCCGTAAGGAGTGTGGAGAGGAGTTGTCTCCAGTGAGAGCCGTCCCCACAGGGGAAGGCACCCACACCTTCGCCTTCCCCGAGACCGTGTTCACCACCGTCACAGCATATCAGAACCAGCAG ATTACGAGGCTGAAAATTGACAGGAACCCTTTTGCTAAGGGCTTCAGAGACTCTGGCAGAAACCG GATGGGTTTGGAGGCGTTGGTGGAGTCGTATGCATTCTGGCGTCCATCTCTGCGAACGCTGACGTTTGAAGACATCCCCGGCATGGCCAAACAAG GAGTACCAGGAGTCCACGGAGGGATTGGAACACCATCTCATCTGCTCTCCACGTCCCCGTGCTCGTCACCTTTCCAGGTGTGTCCGCTTAGCCCGCCGGACTACACTTGTAGCCGGCCCACGCACCCGCTCCACCGCTACGGCAGTCCCCCTGAGCCGTTCCACCCTCCCAGAGGTCCATCCGGCTACGAAAGCGAAGGATTCTGCTCCTTGCCTCTTCCTGCGGCACAGCTGGGCTACCTGTCCAACCCCACCCCGCAGGGTTACGCTAGCCTCCGCCTCCACACACCGCCCTACAGCCTGTACGGTTACACATTCCCCCCCTCACCGCGTCTCGCTGCCAGCCCCGATAAAATGGCCACCAACGTCACCGCCAGCCATCAGAGCCCGTTTCTTGGCTCGTCTCCCAGCGGGACCTTAACAGACAGTCTCGGTGTGCTCGGCGGAGGACAGCAGGCCTTCTTGTTTGACTCTCGGACCTTGGGAGTGGCGAGCGGCCAGCCGGGAGGCGGGGCATCACAAGTCACTGCCCACATGGGCTGA